The genomic region ACGTCTTTGTCTTGTTAATAATTATGTAGACGTAACCTTAAAAGTAAGTTGTGACGAGCAATATAATCTTTCACgtgttaataataatatagaaGTAACATTAAACTTCATGTGTGACACTCCGAAATACACTCGTGTGATAATAGTTATCTAGAAGTTATCGTAAACTGTATGTGtttaaggggccgtccaacagatttcacgttttggtaaattgacaaaataaaaaaaaattgtttcagattcgcaaattttcgttttagttatgatatttttgaggaaataataatactgaccatttaccatgctcttaaatatttattatgtgcatattttgatgatttgaaaacctgaaaattataaagcgtcgtgcgacgcgaaacgattgaataatttggaaaggtctgttgttgtcgttttattttgggatactacgaggattgcttatatagctaaaaaatacatccgatctaagcatgagcatgaatggtcgagtggtctaggcgggagatttttactccaggacaccaggggtcagtggttcgagccctgttgagggttccttttttcctttttttaaaattgtattcttgtttttttactagagatttttagttcaaatgtttaaatttatcaatataaagcatttaattacaagcttcaatacacgccaaaatctgttggacggcccctttaaaagccGCAGAACAGCCTTGGaaccattttatttatatacagtATGCGTTAGATATGAAGCCTGGTGGCCGGTTCGATTGGTAAAACAGAAGAGCTTCTGGAATAGGCAGAGCTCTTCCGAATCGTTCGATCGCACGTCTCCTATTTTTAGAACCTCTGCCATCGCTTCCGTCCGATAGCTGGAAGAGGCGGCAGATATAGACCAGtttgtgttattgtttacatttgggattttctgtactgactggttggcaaaattACTTGTAATAAAAACGTAAAACATATGGAGACAGGCatgtgtttagtcaataaatcgataTGAAATTCCGAAATAAACATTGTAACACctaaatcatatttcaattatatcatatttagtaccaatattGTATATTAATACATTCAATCGAATCTTTATAAAAATGCGAGTACGCCATTAGCATCATAGTAAAAGAGGACCGAAGACTAAACACCgacatttcacaaaacaaagctatgAATTAGCCGTATTATTTCTTGCAGAAGCACTtccaaacataataaaacataccgttatataattatatttatcaataatatgtgtGTGCTTGTGAATTTAATTTTTCATGAGCGATCGAAACTGTATAAGGTGCATTTAATCAACCTTACAACAAATCCTTACAAAAAGCGATGTACGTgacagtacatgtatttaaatgtaatgttcattTTCTTTCATTTACATTGATTGACAATATTGATGAATTAAAAGTTATAACGGGTATAGACAGCAAAAAATGCGGCATCACAATTACAAATATACAGTATACACCCTTTTTCCGTATATGAATCAATCTGTTAAGTACTGAACTAAGTTTAATAAACGTAAATGTGTACATCACCACATAAATCTCACATGGGCAAGCGAGTAAATAAGGAATACATAAACAAAAGAGTATACTAGTATTTCAATTAACTGGAAAAGATGTACTTATAAAGTATCGGTTCAGATTTTAGCACGTTTACAGGGCATTTTAAGACCTAAAATGTTAActtaattaaatttcaaaatacaatCGTGTTTTTACGACGGCAATAGGCTGCTGGTAATGTTGtgaaaatttttgttttttatcatcGCAGACTAATAACATGAATTAAATTTCAAAGGCACAAACCTGTGTTTCTGTGGTTCATGCAAATTCACTAACGTGGttgcatacaatttatatttggtaaattaaataatatcataCATATTATGAAGATAACTATGTTtatcaaactttatttaaatggaATAACAAAAGCACATTTTTTTGTTTCGAGTCAGTCTTTGATCGTCTGAATGCAACATAATCGTCTTAATACTACCCGGATTCTTTTAAGTAGTCGCCATCCTGTGCCCGACACCTTCTTCTTTGTAAAGCCACTATTGGCGTCTTCCTTAAATGGCTGCAGGTTATTTTCATCCGAGCGTTTCTTGTCATCACCCAATGTCATGCAATCCTCAAGCCCTTAGTCATCATCAGTGCAGCCCGTGTCGTCAGTGATGCCCGTGTTATATTCATTGCAGCCCTTGTCATTTGCAAATACCTTGTAAGTTAGTGCCTTGTCATATGTGCAGCCCTTATCATCTGTGAAGCCCTTGTCATCAGTGGGGTTCTTATCATGATTGCAGCCCTTGTCATGATCGCAgtctttgtcatctgcgcagcccttGTTATCTGTGCATCCATTGTCGTCAGTGCAGCCCTTGTCGTCAGTGCACCCCTTGTCGTCAGTGCAGCCCGTGTCATCTGTGAAGCTTTTGTCATCGATGCCTCCCTTGTCATCTGTGAGACtcttgtcatctgcgcagcttTTGTAATCTGCGCACCCTtggtcatctgcgcagcctttgtaaTCTGCGCCGCCTTTGTCAAATCCGCAGCCTTTGTCacctgcgcagcctttgtcatctgcgcagccatTGACATCTGTGCATCGATTGGCATGcatgcagcctttgtcatctgcgcagcccgtGTCATCAGTGCATCCCTTgccatctgcgcagcctttgtcatctgcgcagcgcTTGTCATCTGGGAATTCATTGTCATCTGAGCGGCCTTTTGTATCTGCGCAGCCTTTGGTATCTGCGAAGCCCGtgtcatcagtgcagcccttgtcatctgtgaaGCCCTTGTAATCTGTCAGACTATTTTCATCTTCGCAGCCTTTATCATCTGCGCAGCCCgtgtcatctgtgcagcctttgtcatctgcgcagtcCGTGTCATCAGAGCAGCTCTTGTCATAAGTGCAGCTATTTTCATCATTACAGCCCTTGTCGTATGTGAGgcccttgtcatctgtgcagcctttgtcatctacGCAGCCCGTTTCATGTGTGCATtccttgtcatctgcgcagcctttgtcatcttcgCAGCTTTTGTCATCTGTgctgcctttgtcatctgcgcagcccctGTCATTTGTGCAGCCTTTGTCATTTGCagagcctttgtcatctgcgcagcctttgtcatctgcggaGGCTTTGTCGTCTGCGCAGCCCTTGCCATCTGTGCATCCATTGGCATCTGTGCatcctttgtcatctgcgcatcctttgtcatctgcgcagcccgtgtcatctgtgcagcccttgtcatctgtgaagcccttgtcatctgcgcagcctttgtcatctgcggaGGCTTTGTCGTCTACGCAGCCCTTGCCATCTGTGCATCCATTGGCatctgtgcagcctttgtcatctgcgcaaccTTTGTCAtttgcgcagcctttgtcatctgcacagcctttgtcatctaGGCATCCCTTGTAATCTGTGCATCTGTTGGCATCTGCGCAACCTTTGTCACCTGTGCAGCCCGAGTCATCACTGCAACCATTGTCATCATAATTGCAGCCTGTGTCGTCATCAGTACAGCCTTTATAGTTATCATTGGAGCCCTTTTCATgattgcagcccttgtcatctgcgcGGCTCTTTTCAAGTGTGCAGCCTGTGTTATCTGTGAAGCGCTTGTCATCTTGGCGGCTTTTGGCATCATAATGGCAGCCCTTGTCATCAATGCAGCCATTGTCATATGTATTGCCCTTGTCATCAGtagtgcagcccttgtcatcgtCATGGCAGCCCGTGTCATAAGTGCCTTCTTTGTCATAAGTGCAGGTCTTTTCATCAGGACTGACCTTGTCATCgatgcagcccttgtcatcaatGAAGCCCTTGTTATCAATGTAGCCTTTGCTATCTGTGAAGACCTTATCATCACCATTGCAGCTCTTAACATCAATGCAGACCTTGTCATCTCTGCAGCCCTTGCCATCTTGGTGGCTTTTGGCAGCATCATTGCAGCCCTGGTCATCTGCGGAGCCCTTTCTATCAATGCAGCCATTGTCATCTGCGCTGCCCTTGTCATCATCAATGCAGCCCTTGGCATCaatgcagcccttgtcatctgtgcagccctttcttttctgttcttttctgttttgttctgtGAAATCAAGAGGAACGCGTTTGTTTGTATCAATAGGTGTGAACATATACTTGGAACTTGACGATTAGATGTCGATTTATCATTTGATAAATAAGCATTTACACTCTCCATTGGTTGTTGTCGACTCAGGcactacttaaaagtaccacTGGTTCTCTTTAATCTACATCCATGAACACCGTGTATGGAAAATACGTTTAAAAGCAACCGGCCTTACTccggggtactttttagtatatttccaTACATCGGGTTCTGTTAAAATATTTATGAGTATCCGGGGTAGTTTTAAGTAATACCTATGACAAAGAGCAATCGAGCCATGATAGCTCGAGATAGGACCGGGCTTGATATAGCGGTAATAAGGAATACCGGAGTTCGACTTGAACATTATTTTTTCTAATTAACTAACGAAAGTACAAATTGAAAACGCAATACTTAGAAATAATCAGAAATTCGGATTGACGGTTTTCGAAATAACGACGATAAACTCGTGTTAAACGTTTTAAACAAACGGGAAGTAAGCCGTTACTTCCCATTCTGAACATTATCTGGTAAGGAGAACACGAATAAAGTTTCATCAGTGGAATACAATTTAGAATTAGGAATTTAAGATGATTTTCGGCGCCTCATCGAGACTTGAAATATGGATATTCATTTACAAATACTAGATGTGtatgttaaaaatattataatgttatCAAATGACCATCGATTAAGACGATACATTTGCATTGTATTTGGAGTGTAAACGCGGAATTATATTACATTTAATCAAAGATCTACGATAAAACGTACGTCTTATTCTGCGACGCGGCCTGGCGCATAGAAATCCTTCTTTTGTAGCCTGTTCGAGTACGTAGTTCTGCACTCGCCGTCGTACTATTGGATACATCTCACTGCATGATACGCCGGATTTGTTAAGTTCTACCGCAAGTTGCGCAATCATGGGCATAATCATGTCGTTCATGAATGCTGGATAGCTCCCTTGGGATACGAAATACCTTCCAACTGGGGTAAGCTGGAAAAGATTACGCGTCTCTTGATTCAGTGCGATATCGtacatttgtgtttattaaaatatttctctATGTGTCGTTGCGTCTGTTCTCTTGTATTGCTAAACGCGTTACTAACGGCAATAACGTTAATGACGTCGTGACGTTGCTCAATCGCCCAATCGAACCATAATTACCGTGGTCCGTTTGGAGTTTTCCGACAATATTAAAAGACAATTGATTTGACATTCATATAACCAAACGTCATCGCGGATACACGGGTAGTAAAAAATGTTAATAAGAATCATCTCAGTGAATTTATCAGAACCATGTTCAAGTTAAATAAAAATGATGCTCGGTAGCACGGTAATGTCCGTATATTATGTTATAACATTGTGCGGAATTATTACCGTCCGAAACTAAGATACTTTCTTATTGTTACAATTGCGTCCTATCGAAAATGCCTTGTTTGATCAGGATATTTTCGGAAAAGGTACAATTATTCTTACTACGTGTATGTGCCTTTTGTTTTGTCCGCAATACTGTTGATTGTTAAAGTAATCATCCAATTTCGCACAAAAATAATTCCTTCACTTTCAAAATGGCTGCAGATTGTTTTACGTCATGCGCATGAATGCCAAAATTTATAATTAATGTATCTTATTAATTAAAACTTGCCGAAATATTCATAATAATCTCATTTATGCCATGTAATATCGAGTTCAAACATGTCATTTTTATACATGTTAACCCTTAATTCGTACAGATTCATACATAGGTTTTTGATACGCTTGCCGAGTAAACATTACAAAAGATTTCATGATAGAGCATATCGaattgtattcaaataaatacatgtttaaaatccCTTTCATTTTTCCTTGTGTAAAGATTATCTTCTTTTGTGGGTACCGATATATAAAGGAGCATGTGAGCTTGCTTTGTGGTCGCCGTACCGGACAGGTGCCCCCCACATACTCTGGTGCCAGTCCACAGACAGAACATATGTGTGAAGGATTTCCAAAATGTGGAATTAAAACATCTCTGACGTGCCAATGCCCCGCCCAAAATATATGACTATATTATATATGGACATAATTCTTCCTGCTACGGAACGGTTTCGAAATCCATTTAtgaaattttatgcacacataaaaggttTTATGAATCGAGCTTGGTTCTAAGTTATGTAAAGACGCGGGGCGGATTGGAATTGTGCCAATAGGTTGCCTAATGTTGCATAGCGCTCAGCCAATCGGGCGCCGGGGTCCGAGTCACATGACCACGCGCTTAGCGTCTTTCGCAGACAACGCAAAGCGCCCTTCTCTCAGTCTTAGAGAACGCTGTAAGCAGAAAGTTGCTAGAAAAATTATCGTACCTCCATTCCGCCTCCGcttaatatatataaatcaaaGAATTTTTTTAGTGAGTGTGTTTGTGTGGAAATACTCGAGGTATATCGTTTATGTTATCGTTTGTTAAATAACAACGCTTCATTTGCTTGCGTTGGTTTATGATCGGTGGCAGCCTGACTTTGGGAACATTTTAGTGTTTCGTgcgaattgaccagtcgccaactccgcccacattttgtcgatcagccaatcagatatcgatttttcacacacccctcagcaacgcttatctagccgccattttgtccgacaaacaaagcgtgttatACATATGAAATAGACGTAATTTtaaagagtttacacagattttatatcaaatgcatggtcattactgttcgatcattattcaaaattgtaggtgctatacatactttataaaaggttattattttatctttatttcttgaacatatgaacgagtaatgagaaaacaaacacaataaatagtttaaccacaccaggtgtgtgttctataaaacgtgttataccgtttgatgcacaatattattaagcagtttgggcaacataataattgccacacgtgcttattaatctcagcgtaattgtcgatgattaataaataacagtatgttgcgtggatctcagaatgaaggaacattaaggcattgttatgtactgtacacaagaaaagaaaactatttaattacttaaatgatttccaattatatatttattttctgtggatcataaacaagggaaatcattataaattgttaacttaaatattgttttaactaaagtaagaacaacaaaaaggtgatttcaacgcggcttagccagcttaaagcgacttcaagtgtaaaatgtacggcttatattacaacaacaacatttctaatacaacatatattgatatggggagaaatgtgaaaattgcaattaacatataagggcattcttgttataaataagcaaatgcataatatgctaaatgtattcaattcgaatgttcgtgaacagcaccgtaataccaacatttcattttttgatagtgaaatgtaacaggttcgcattaaacataaatgtaataaaatgcatattagactatctgttaatgaaaccacgaaatcaggcctgtattaaattatggttacaataaaaatttaatttctatctaaataaaaaaaagcggtgtctttttaaaaataacacaataaaacaaagatctaaacatttttaataaacaaaaaacccatcatgatatggatatgtcatttgaatttaataaaaatattttcaaaattatatatgaatagccaccgggttcactgtcagacggctgaatacaagttcaaaatcaatatgaaataaatgctcatttttacaacggatttttcatcacctccctatataatatgtataggaaacgtttctgatagtcagtctgccgttaactcatttattttgattacgccatttctctctaaagtttttatgattgtattaacgttttacaaagcagtttagtttagtgtgcggctttaataatttattttatagaaaagagcataatacatcattacaaatatagaatttccctcgcgtaatccgctataattgcgatctgcttgtcggagttttctaatcacaaGACCACGTGACTAtatgggcggagcgatcgataatttggcgactggtcaattcctTTGTTCGGAAtatcaagatggcggcgcccataaAGGCGCAATTGTTTGGACATTCGTTTGTTTCacgtttgaaagatttcattCGGCATAAAGATGAACTAAATTACCGTCTGGGCCTACAACTCGGAATAATGGTGCAGTTCAACGGTTTTCCAGGAGCTCGAGCTAGGTCATTAATCGGGAAAATGGATTTCGTTGCTGATTATTCTCCAGAGATTTTGGTCCTGCTGGTGGGTACTAACGATTTGTACGAGGAAGTTTCGGTGGAATCCATCGAAGAACAAATTTGTGACATTGTGTATGAAGCAATATCAAACATTGAAGTTGCAAAGGTCATTGTTTGCCAAGTACTTCATCGTTGCGAACCTAAAATCAGGACTAGGTTCCCAGCGGATTTGCATTGGTTCAATGCCAGAGTGGACAAGTTAAATGCATCATTGGACACAACACTTAAGTCCCGCTTTCCCAACAGGGCTTTTCTATGGAGGATGAAGGGATTCTGGTCTCCGGAAACGAAGAACAAGAATTTTGCGTCAGATGGCTGCCACCTTTCTGATGACGGGCAATTCAAGCTACTGTCGAATATCCGGGCAGCTATTATAGCTGCTCACCGTCAATCTCTCAAATAGAAGCTAAGTATTTTTTGCCTGTCGTTTTAAGGTGACGGAATGACCCTTGTTTATCATCGTTGTTTGCCACTGCTTATTAATTTGGGCGTCCTTGTCTATTAAATTGATTTAAGGGCGTAGGGGCAGATATTCCCTTTTGTTTGCAGGTGGCTTTTATTTCTGGGAACTATGGTTTAGTAATCCCAATTTGTTTGCTTATGGCTATCATTGTCGGGACCTGCGGTGCAGATATTCTGATTTGTTTGCCAATGGCTATTATTTATGGGACCTGCTGTTAAGGGAGCTATGGTGCAGATTTCCCCTTTTTCTATGTCAGTATCTTAGTTAGGGGAGCTGCCATGCAGTAACACCCTATCATAAACAGTAAGGCCTTCAGTGTCTTGCGGTGCACACCACAGGCATGCCTTACTTGGTATCACTCCAGTTTATTAATGCAATTTCAATTAACTTCCAGATGCCTCGGAACAAGCGGAAGCCGGCAACAGCGTCAAGCTGCTCTTGCTGCGAGGTATCCTTGTTGCGAAAAACTGAAATAGTttcgtggttaaagtgtctgtgTTGCAAATAAGAAAAATTGAGCATTGTTCGCATTTACGAAAGCACGGACGTGTTTGAAAcacattcaaaataataatgtatgtttaAACGTTACTAGTTATCACGTTACTGTAAACTTTTTGCGATGTTCAAAATCGAAGAAGTGTTAAACACCACAAGCCATCTTTGCTTACATACGCATTAAGaataacataataaaatttaGACAATTGCAGACGTTGGtatatattatttacaacaaAATTGTAACTCGTCGttcctcagcgtggctacgatgACGATTTCAAGTTTTGTagaataaacaagaaaaatgttttaaaaagatattcggcgtatatcctgactttgaaataaagtttgaaaatgcACGTTTCTAAATAATTCAACCGAAACCAAAgtattttttcacttgttagttgcatattcaccgcatgaaaggTGTGTTATTAAGTACATGCATATTCAAATCACGCATTAAGGTTCGTAGATAAATATTATACGACGGCATACCACGTGATAAGTGTCCTCACAAGGCTTATAATGAGTTAATTTCTTCGCCACAGAAATGTTTGGTATGTAAATATCTGATCATCCCGCAATTTTCTTtagacacatttaaatcacactgtTAAAGCCGCGTCatttgaaaatgggtcttatgtcgtTTCGAAACTCAAGCCCAGCATGAGAAATTGCCGAGTCCGGTCAGGAGCTGCtctttatcacatgccataccctggcaaatgacgtcacaaactttaaacaacattcgggatttatcattatgtttgcgtaaatatttatttaatttgctcatttaaaagcatgtgataaaaaagatctgacactcgttgtcatatcatcgCATatgtattaaactcgtccaggaaattcgttagtaagctcgccaaagggtCGCTAACTAtcaaaattcctgaacttgtttaataaaatatggtatgatatgacaactcgtgccagatacTACTAGTATATGTCCGTTATAAAACaagtttcatggtctcattaggTATCTCTTGACTAGACTGCAGATGTGCAGGCTGGGCAAAAAGtacactggctgcatatggcaaaatacaaaaaaaaaataaaaaatggacgaatttaagagcggacgaaatagtcatttttatgaaaagggcgaaattttgtgccgacgaaaataaatggtttcacagtacacattttcacatgacgcgggtctttaaaatcGCATGGCGTCTTGTAAATGCAACATCGaagcacaatacttttcgataggAACTAGAAGTCAatctgtttatatatttatagcaGTAAATTTCGGCAGCCTATTCAGACTTTCAGGAAAGATATCTAGACTGGCTGACGGAGTACGGTAAACATGTGttgttagataattaaacgatttccttGTTGTCATGACACTTCACTATTTTGGTAGTGTTTGTTTCCTCATCGTGAAATCAATACTGTGTTAGTAGCGTTTATCGAGAGCCCATAATGTCCATTATGTCTTCCCATGAcaatttagtgaccgagtactgGTCGTAAAATTAGTCAAAATGTATTTTATCGCGTAATTGTAAGTGGGCGAAAAATGTTTCTATGCGTCGTaatagtccggaattccttataCTGAACAGTGTAACATTCTATACGCTGTTCATCGACGCAGTGATGTGGCTAAAGTTCTGGGGGATTTCTCTAGTATCCGCCATTGAAATATCCGAATGTTTTCGGGTCTGTCGGCGTTAAGGTCATTTAAAGAGAAAAGCTTgattaaacagctatgccgaaaaccCATGATTATGTCAACTGTTCCTATGCGCGTTTATATGCATTCCACCACTATTTGAGAACATAGGGGCGGAGTCTCAACTTGCAGGTGTTTTGGACGTCATTTTCAGCTCGTACATATCATGATAGGTAAGTTTATAAAACcggataatatatattttttttttcaattgaagaCATTAACCTTATGTTGTCAACTCAAATAAGCATATATTACACGCTTGatttgtatacaattttaatcaaTCGAATTTGTTCCATCACATTTTTCACGAAGTTACGAATTCAATCGCACGTTTGCCGCTATTCACTAGAACCTTGTTTTAATCTATTCTACCCACTTGCAACATGGGAACTAATGCATTCATAGTAACggtaaataaaaacattcatgCAGAAAAATCAGTGTCAGATAAATGCTGTTGAGCTATAGATGCCTAGAAAGCGAAAGCATTTTTTAGGTCGCAAATAATAATCGGTAACTGACCTTcatgcattaatatatttaaaagaaatgcgAACAATGTATTGGTTTCAGTACTGAAATGGTTTAAGCGTACATCACTAAGTTATTGTAATATAGCATCATGAAAATCATGCACACCGTGCAAGAACAAAACCGAATGCAATTAAAGGACCAAGCCAAAAcatatcattgtttattgatagatctttgattcAAGCGTATAATTTACGTATATGGAATTTACGAATGCTGGATTAATGTGGTCAAGCTATATAGAGAAAATCATGTGACTACGTGATCTTTTTTTAATGTATCAGGCAagacttagaataatataacggtgAGGGTTGCCGAGTCATTATTGTAGTTATCATTCTAAAAATGATGACTTTATAGTACATTCCGAGTAAAAAGTCGACTGATATAACATCTTCATGTAGAACTGATACAAAAACATACATCATGCAATGTTATATCAGACATATATAAATCTAGCGGTATGATAAACTGTATTATCGTCTTTTTGTTCATTTTATACAATTATACTTCGCAACTGAAGAATCTTATCGTGAAAGGGTGATTTATCAAAAACGGctatttatcaatattatttttgaatGCTAGTTATTTATCTGACTGCATCATACTAAAACCAAGGCGAAACAGTTGTAATACTTTAAAACCTTTTCAAGAAATGAGCCTCGCTCCggaaaaaatggggcttaatgcgtgtgcgtagtCTCTTTAAGTAGAAGTGCGCGATCAAATTATAGGATCAACAGAGCCGAGTCGCGAGCATTCAGTAAACAGGCGCTTCAAAAGTCAAACAAACGTTGCAAACCTTCAGTTACCGTCACTTCCGGAAGCTTGTCATGTTACCGTCACTTCCGGAAGCTTGTCATGTGGCGGAAACACTACGTAAAGGGAAATGCAAGAGACACAAATGGCCCCTGTTTCAAGTGTGCTTAGTCTCGTCTCACATTAGCCTTTGTAGTCCGCACgggataatcagggatgacaatttaatgaaattgtttgtttataaacGAAGTCTCATTTTAGCGAAAACCTTGGGACTGTTCATTCATGTGTGTAAGTGTTTACTATTATAATAGAATTGTATGCGTTTGTTGCGTCGTGTTTTAAGCCGAGCGTTGTTCCTACTGACATGAAAGTGGGCTGGGTTTATTAGCCCCAAAATGGTGGCTGTGAAAACCTGTTGCAATGTTAGTTCTATGCTAGCACAGATTTGTGCGTACTACATGGTCAGTCTTAACCATGTAGTAATAAACATCAAAAGGCTATGTGAAGAGAAAGTGATTATTCAGAGATAAGAATTATACATACTAtcttataaaatacatgtacatgacagTGGTGGGTAAACGAAAAAAAGGGGAAAACGAGATTTCACAAAAACTGATTACTTACTATCTTCTTCTTTAGTACATGTTCTGATAAGTCTCAGAAATTTATATACCGATGGTCGCttgtaataataaatgtatatgtatttttcCTGATATCGTTGTAACAAGGACAGCTGAAGATAAAATTGTATTCGTCTTCTATGTCACGTGTGTTTCAACAAATATATGTCTTCCCTAGCTATGCGATTATTACTGGACCTACCCTCGGATTTACATCTGCGAAATATTATTTTCGTCGTTTTCCCTGCAGTGTAGATCCGATAGGCGGATCTGTAAGAGAGCGTTTGTGTAAGTTGTTCTTCTCACGAAAAAAGTGGACTAGtttaattatggaacttttagTAGAAGTGCGCGAGCAAATTATAGGATCAACAGAACCGAGTCGCGAGCATTCAGTAAAAAGGCGCTTCAAAAGTCAAACAAACGTTGCAAACCTTCAGTTAACGTCACTTCAGAAAGCTTGTCATGTGGCGGAAACACTACGTAAAGGAAAATGCAAGAGACACAAATGGTCCCTGTTTCAAGTGTGGAGAAATCTCACACTTCAGACGCAACTGCC from Dreissena polymorpha isolate Duluth1 chromosome 5, UMN_Dpol_1.0, whole genome shotgun sequence harbors:
- the LOC127882209 gene encoding prestalk protein-like isoform X2, with the protein product MYDIALNQETRNLFQLTPVGRYFVSQGSYPAFMNDMIMPMIAQLAVELNKSGVSCSEMYPIVRRRVQNYVLEQATKEGFLCARPRRRIRQQNRKEQKRKGCTDDKGCIDAKGCIDDDKGSADDNGCIDRKGSADDQGCNDAAKSHQDGKGCRDDKVCIDVKSCNGDDKVFTDSKGYIDNKGFIDDKGCIDDKVSPDEKTCTYDKEGTYDTGCHDDDKGCTTDDKGNTYDNGCIDDKGCHYDAKSRQDDKRFTDNTGCTLEKSRADDKGCNHEKGSNDNYKGCTDDDTGCNYDDNGCSDDSGCTGDKGCADANRCTDYKGCLDDKGCADDKGCANDKGCADDKGCTDANGCTDGKGCADDKASADDKGCADDKGSANDKGCTNDRGCADDKGSTDDKSCEDDKGCADDKECTHETGCVDDKGCTDDKGLTYDKGCNDENSCTYDKSCSDDTDCADDKGCTDDTGCADDKGCEDENSLTDYKGFTDDKGCTDDTGFADTKGCADTKGRSDDNEFPDDKRCADDKGCADGKGCTDDTGCADDKGCMHANRCTDVNGCADDKGCAGDKGCGFDKGGADYKGCADDQGCADYKSCADDKSLTDDKGGIDDKSFTDDTGCTDDKGCTDDKGCTDDNGCTDNKGCADDKDCDHDKGCNHDKNPTDDKGFTDDKGCTYDKALTYKVFANDKGCNEYNTGITDDTGCTDDD
- the LOC127882209 gene encoding prestalk protein-like isoform X1, with translation MYDIALNQETRNLFQLTPVGRYFVSQGSYPAFMNDMIMPMIAQLAVELNKSGVSCSEMYPIVRRRVQNYVLEQATKEGFLCARPRRRIRQQNRKEQKRKGCTDDKGCIDAKGCIDDDKGSADDNGCIDRKGSADDQGCNDAAKSHQDGKGCRDDKVCIDVKSCNGDDKVFTDSKGYIDNKGFIDDKGCIDDKVSPDEKTCTYDKEGTYDTGCHDDDKGCTTDDKGNTYDNGCIDDKGCHYDAKSRQDDKRFTDNTGCTLEKSRADDKGCNHEKGSNDNYKGCTDDDTGCNYDDNGCSDDSGCTGDKGCADANRCTDYKGCLDDKGCADDKGCANDKGCADDKGCTDANGCTDGKGCVDDKASADDKGCADDKGFTDDKGCTDDTGCADDKGCADDKGCTDANGCTDGKGCADDKASADDKGCADDKGSANDKGCTNDRGCADDKGSTDDKSCEDDKGCADDKECTHETGCVDDKGCTDDKGLTYDKGCNDENSCTYDKSCSDDTDCADDKGCTDDTGCADDKGCEDENSLTDYKGFTDDKGCTDDTGFADTKGCADTKGRSDDNEFPDDKRCADDKGCADGKGCTDDTGCADDKGCMHANRCTDVNGCADDKGCAGDKGCGFDKGGADYKGCADDQGCADYKSCADDKSLTDDKGGIDDKSFTDDTGCTDDKGCTDDKGCTDDNGCTDNKGCADDKDCDHDKGCNHDKNPTDDKGFTDDKGCTYDKALTYKVFANDKGCNEYNTGITDDTGCTDDD
- the LOC127882209 gene encoding prestalk protein-like isoform X3; the encoded protein is MRQAASQNKTKEQKRKGCTDDKGCIDAKGCIDDDKGSADDNGCIDRKGSADDQGCNDAAKSHQDGKGCRDDKVCIDVKSCNGDDKVFTDSKGYIDNKGFIDDKGCIDDKVSPDEKTCTYDKEGTYDTGCHDDDKGCTTDDKGNTYDNGCIDDKGCHYDAKSRQDDKRFTDNTGCTLEKSRADDKGCNHEKGSNDNYKGCTDDDTGCNYDDNGCSDDSGCTGDKGCADANRCTDYKGCLDDKGCADDKGCANDKGCADDKGCTDANGCTDGKGCVDDKASADDKGCADDKGFTDDKGCTDDTGCADDKGCADDKGCTDANGCTDGKGCADDKASADDKGCADDKGSANDKGCTNDRGCADDKGSTDDKSCEDDKGCADDKECTHETGCVDDKGCTDDKGLTYDKGCNDENSCTYDKSCSDDTDCADDKGCTDDTGCADDKGCEDENSLTDYKGFTDDKGCTDDTGFADTKGCADTKGRSDDNEFPDDKRCADDKGCADGKGCTDDTGCADDKGCMHANRCTDVNGCADDKGCAGDKGCGFDKGGADYKGCADDQGCADYKSCADDKSLTDDKGGIDDKSFTDDTGCTDDKGCTDDKGCTDDNGCTDNKGCADDKDCDHDKGCNHDKNPTDDKGFTDDKGCTYDKALTYKVFANDKGCNEYNTGITDDTGCTDDD